AGATCAATAATATACAAAGATCAGATGAGAAGTTTTAATAGTGTGTTCTCTTACCATGCTAGGCAGTATAAAAGAACAGGAGATTTACAAGTTCAAAATTAGTTTTCATAAAACAGGTCAAGTAACCAAAATTCAGGATCTTCAATACTTGCACATATAGGGATGTACTTGCTCATGAATTGAGGGTAGAATATTTTCATTCACAAACCACAATAATATGTTCTTATGCTATCCTAGAGATATGGCTTCATTTGCACTACTATTTTCTGTAGGTAAAGCTGATGAAAAAAACAAATTGACTTACCTAAAAGTTCCTGGGGATCCAAGACCACAGGCAACACATATGTTGGGGTTACCATCTGTTCCATCAGATCGGGCCACCTGGAGATGTCCTGGAGCTGAATTTTCTTTCTGAACGCTAATAGGTTCAGCATCTCCAAGTGTGCTCTTAACCTAACATGATATCAAATACCAAAGGTTGAACCCCATACGGTTGATGCATAAAAATCAGAAAGCACATCAGGGGGAGGGGGGGATTGAGAAGACGTTGCCAAGAGAATTGAAGGTACTCCTGAGCTGTAGTTAGCGAGCGCTACCTCTTTGTGATGAATAGTAGATATTGGCCCACTTTGCAATGATGGTACAATGTTTTGCCTGCAAAATGTTAACACAGAATtaacatgtattcaaaaaatacATGCCTAATTGCCCCGTATCAAAGAAGTCACGAAGGCTGAAAAGGAAAGCACCTTGCAGGGCCAGTGTGTCGATCTCTATCCTTTGCTGGAAGACTGCTTTCAGCCGCTATATCTTGCACATCGGTACGTTTATGTGGCAGTACCTACAACAATTAAAAACAAGGGGGCAAGAGAACTGATGCATAAAAAGATATTGCCAAAAGAATTGAAGTACTCCTGAGCTATAGTGGGAGAGGGCTACCTCTTCTTGATGAATAGTAGATATTGGCACAGTTTGCAATGATGATAGAATGTTTTGCCTGCAAAATGGATGGTTAACACAGAATTAACATGTATCCAAAAAATACATGCCTAATTGCCCAGTATCAAAGTCATAAAGGCTGAAAAGGAAAGCACCTTGCAGGGCCAGTGTGTGGATCTCTAGCGTTTGCTGGAAGACTGCTTTCAGCCGCTATATTTTGCACGTCGGTAGGTTTATGTGGCTGTACCTACAACAATTGATGACAAGAGATAGGTAACTGTCACTGCTTCAAATGGTGTCCTATGGAGTAAAAGGCACCGACTGTTGTTGGTGATTGGCTGTTGTAGTGTCTCTATACAGTTGCTGCTATAGCATGGAAAGTATAGTATTGCATATTGCATCTTCTCAATTAATGTCCATATGCACATCATTTATCCTGAACAATCAATACATGCAATAGCACTTAACATACTTGGCTTCCACTTAAGAAGATGACTAGCCCAGCAGAAGGCTAAAGACAAGTATAATAAACCCTCTGCCAGTAACATGGAGGCAAAGAAAGAAGTATTGCAAAATTTGATAGATCATGCACCAGATGCCATTGAAGTGTCCCAAGAACTCACAGTAATGTTCAAAGAGTTTCCATTTTTGCATAGTAAAATGGTGGAATTAGCTCTGACCAAAATGAAATGCAGACAGTGGAAGAGAGACAAACCTCTGAAAGCGGTGTAGAACATTGGTCAACTCTTGTGTCTGAAGTTTCATGTAAACCAGAAATAGGACTTTTGGGAACTTTACAGGCAGCATGGCTTGAATGTCCCTTGCTTTTTTCAATCAACCTCCTACCTTCACACAGAATAGCAGTGTTGCTGTCTGCCACATGCCCGCTTGAAGTGTTCTCCTTGCCCATCCTGTCAGGGGAAGCAACTACAACTGAAAATTTAAGAGACAAGTTAGATATGATAGTACTCAGATGAATTAATGCAGGCTAAATGACCAAGTTGTACAACTAATAGGCAGGTTTCATAAACTAGAATGCAGGCTAAATGCCAAAGAGTAACACATATATGGAAATTTTCATGTTGATTTGGTGCTCAAACAAAAATGGTTTTGTATGATTGCGCCTAAATGATGGTGCCCTAGATATGTCCCCCACCTTGAAGCCTAAAACCTTGACTAGTTTGCGTCGACATACTAATGTTTTCTGTAAAACTGTCTTCCTTTTTAATGCACAGAACATGACGCAGTCAATGATGCCTGACTTGTGTGCCTACACATTATGGCATTCCCATATAAACCTTCAGCTATTCCTAACCACTAGGCAACCCTGATGATTACAATGTGATTTGATAACAGAGCAGGTAAACCAGCACAGGCCATTAAAATTATTTGTCTCAGATGATGGGGCCATCCAGCCTTTAAGCAAGTACAGCAAGAGCCCAACATGAGAGGAACTAATACCTGAGGCACCCGGTCTTACGCCCGTCTTGAATTTCTTGATGTAGCTTCTTGCATCCATTCTTTTTCGCCGCTTCTTCGACGAAGAGCCAGCATCCCCGTTGCTCGCATGCTCACTCATCACTTGCTCCTCTGCACCCATCCTAGAGCCAGAGCTTCCGTCTGAACCTCTTGACAGAGAATTGGGCACACTGCTCTTCTTAACCGCCCTCGACCCTCCGAGCGGCGCTTCCTCCACCGCTCTGTTCTGCTGCCTGTCACAAGACGGTGTCATCACATTTGCCCCCGCGGAACCCCTCTCCCGACCACCAGGAAGGGGTGTGCTCCGACCTGGGCTCCCCGGACCCGACGCGCCTGGCCCTCCGTGCGGCCGCAACCGGGGAGCTTCCGGTACAGCCTCCGGGTTGCTCCCCGCCACGCTCCCGCTGCTTGTCGGCGGCGCCCCTCCCGGGCGGCTGTTCCCCATTTCGCTGCTCTGGAACCTGGAATCAGTGGGTCACAGAGAAAAAATTCAGTcagacacgggggggggggggatccagtCAATCGCAAATCCGCAACACCGGAACTAGAATCCCAAAAAAGCCCGCACCAACCGCGCGACGCCGAAGGAGAGATCGGAATCGCAATCGAGCGCCGTGCGCCGCCCGCGCGCACACGCGCCGGTCCGGGGGGCAAAAACCCCCAAAATCAGAGGTCGAGACCAGGTGCCGAGGGGCGGAACCCTACTCCCGGGCCAGTCCCCTCCCCGGAACgcgcccgcggaaggcgcgccgGCGGGCGGGTCCGCGGAAGGGAGGGAGGCGGCCCCGAGCGACGGCGCgcgaaacagaggagggggaggcgggCGGGCGAGAAGCGGGGTACCTctccgggcgggcgggcgggcgcgaGACGGGCGGAGAATGCGGGCCggtcgcggcggcgggcggcggcgacggaggctaGGGTTTAGCGCGatcgcgcggcgggcggcgggcggcggccgcgaCGGGGTTTTGAGCGGCTCCGGTGGGAGAAAGACGGGGGAAAACGCCGCTGTTACTGCCTGCCTCCTGGCTCTGcttcttacccccccccccccccccccgcgccgcggCCACTGCAGTGGCTTCTGAGATATGTCAGGTCTTTCCCCTACCCCCACCATTGGACCAAAAGGGTTGGATGTAATAATGTCATTATTGGATAATAATTGTAGCGCATTTATTGCGGGGCGGAAAAGACGAGGGACATTAATTCTATAGACCTGGAGTTGGTGCGAAAAATCACAAAACTGACCTTTGGCCAAAGTTCAGCACAAAATGGCCctcttttgaaaatatttcataaAATGGCCCTACACGCATGACGCGCGCACCCGGGTCGCCATGCTAGATATCATAACGCCTCGGTCAACGGTGCCACGCGCGTCGATGCTGACTGTCACGTCGGCTTGGCCTTGGGCCCATGACGCCTGGGCCCAGGGCGCCATGGGTTGTACCACGACGCCCCGGCCCGGGGCGCCATACCCCTTCACTACATAGCCGCCCGAGCCCCTCTGCTCTCTGTTCGTTCTTTCTCTCCTCTCTCTGTTCTTTCCCCACTCCATGGCGCCCCTCAAATcgcccctccctctctccactcAAGAGCTGCAGATCTGAGCCGAAGATCGATGGATCCGGTTGCCCTTCGAATCCTCAAGGTattctcctccctttcccctcttTCTATTGGTTGAAATCTCTCCATTTGATTGATTTgggtgaaaccctagttcatcctttTGTTGAAATGTATAGTGGGTTTTGGTGTGATAATGTAGGGATTAGTGTGATTTAGGATATGTATGGCTTACAATATGTATGATATAGGATTATTATGAAAGTGCTATGAATTTGGTTAGGATATGTACGCACATATATATGGTGTATGGAAGAATTAGTGCAAATATATGGTGTATTATGTTGTAGAAAATTATATGCACATAAATGGTGTATGGAAGAAGAATTAATGTAGAAATTTTGCACATGTATGTATGTTTTTGCACTAGCGCGGATATTTGCAAATGACAACGGGGCTACCATATACATTTGTAATTTGCAGGATGGCTTCTCTTATCCATCCATCGTATGATCAATTGCATCGTGGACGGTTCATGGCAGATGAAGGAAGGGTTTTTGATCAGCTTCACCTGAGGTCCGGTTCGGTTCATGACAAGATGAAGTATGACGAGCGATACACGGAGTATATCCGGAAGACCGAGCTTCTCCCTTTCATCTCACTCGTGTCTCGTTCGATGCCGAAGATGAACCCTTGTGCGATCACGACACTCGTTGACCTATGGCGCCCTAAGACGCATACTTTTCACTTCTATGCTGGGGAGATGACTGTCACTTTGCAGGATGTTACTCTGATCACCGGACTTCCCATCAAAGGAGAGCCTATTTGTTTTAGCATAGATTCTGATGGATGGCGTGAGATTATGGTTGGACTCATAGGGAGGGAGCCAGGGGTACAAGGGAAGTCCGCCGGTGCAAGTTATCATTGGATTGCTGAACACTTTGGGGAATGCCCGGCTGATGCAGACGATGAAACGGTGCAGCAGTATACCAGGGCATACTTGTGGTATGTAGTCAGCCGGACTCTTTTCTCTGACGGCACTGGCGTGAACGCTTCCTTTATGTGGCTTAAGCTGTTTGCTGGGTGGGAGCATGGACTCGACTAGGGTACAGCGGGCGGTGTTGGCTTATTTGTATCGTCAGGTAAGTAGTTTTGCTTATAATATTGTGTTCACCATGTAGAAATTTTCTCTAGTTTGTAATGACATATTTCTTATTTGTGTGTAGCTGGACAAGGCGTGTCGTAGGGGCGTGAATCTAAGAAACGTCGTCGAGTCAAAGGAAGCCAACATTGGTGGTCCGATGCTTCTATTATCGATCTGGAGTTGGGAGCACTTGCCACTGGGGCGGCCGACACCAAAGGGTTACGACCGGTGGGATGATCATCATGACCCGGACCGTATGCCTACATGGGCGTATAAGTGGGATAAGGTTGAAGGTTTTGTTGGCAGTTCAAACACCACGTATTTGCACTACTGCAACGAGCTTGACATCATGACCCTGGTGCAGGTTATCTTAGTAGCCTCTTGCTTTGTCTCTTTAGTTTGTTCGGTTTTCCAAAATTCATACTAACAATGTAGTTTTTTCTTAATCTTTGTTTATAGGTTACCTGGGAACCATACGGAACGGAGGGCAATATTGGTAGGGGAGCTGGTTTTATTACTTTCAGACTTAACCCAAAGTGTCTACAGGAAGCACACTTATGGCGGATGCGTTGCCCATTGAtttgatattatgatgttgagtTTTATCAGCCACAACGAGTTATGACACAGTTTGGCTTATTTCAAGAGACCCCGCCGAAGTACAAGGACACTTTGCTACATTTGCATAGGtaagtgcttagcggcgactaatgCTTTGTCCATTGTTTTCAAGATACTAACAAAAATGCAACTGTCAAATGCTATGCAGTCTTGACAAGATGAAGCAGAAGAGTATAAAAAAATGGGATcgagagcatgacatgtatatccAGGAGTTCAAGCACAAGCTCAATAAGATTGAGCTTTCATTGCGTCAACCGACTTCTAAGCCTCCCCGACGGCCTTTTGATACGGAAGCATTCAACAATTATCTTGTGTGGTTTCGTTCCATTGCCCGTACTCAACTTAACGCACCCACATTTCAGCCAGGGGACATATTACATGAACCCAATCCAGGTTTTGATCGGATGGCCAATATGGAGTACAACAGGCTTATTAGAGATGGTAGACGGTATGAATCGGCGCCAACTAACCGCTTTGTGGTAAGTTACCGTTATATCTATATGCTTGCCTACATTGTGCCAAAATGATTTGTCCTATTGTGTCCAACAGCAAAACGAGCTCTCGAAGCATGTCAACGACGCCGATGAGGCACTCAAGTACCCTCCAGGTGAAGAGTCGTACAATAAGCTTAAAGCTTTTGTTGAGGTATGACATTTGATAATTTGCTTTTCATACACATTTTTGAGGTATATCTCCTTACTTCATGATATGTCAATTTCATAGCGGAGCAAGTCTTGGGCACGTGGCCTTGGTGCTCTACTAGGCTGCTGTTCCACCGATGTCGCTGTCCCTACAACTTCGaggtcaagatcatcatcaagcgGCACCCAGCAGCAAGGCGAAGAATCAGTTGATgacatggaggaggagggggatgaaCAGACGCATGATGAGATTAACACCTGCAGATGCCCGATGCGCCTTAGCCTAGTCAAAGGCGTGGAAAGTATACTCCGGGCAAATAAGTAAGGAAGGCACGTAAGGACCCGGTGATCGAGGCCGcctcagaggaggaggaggaagaggaggtggaggtgccGCTGTAGAGGAGAAGGCGCTTAGTGAAGGGGAAGGATGCTGCACCGGCTAAGAGGGTGAAAGGAAGGAAATAATGCATTTGTCTTCAACTATGTAGGAAACTTTGTGGTGAACTATGTATGGAACTTGATGCATTTGTGGTGAACTATGTATGAAACTTGATGCATTTGTGGTGAACTATGTATGAACTTGATGCATTTGTGGTGAACTACGTATGAAACTTGATGCATTTGTGGTGAACTATGTATGAACTTGATGCATTTGTGATGGTTCTCTTCTACTTAATGTACTTGTACTGAACATGCATCAGTTGACAGCATGACGCCCTGGGCTGGGGCGCCATGCCTGTTGCCAGCACGACGCCCCAGCCCAAGGcgccatgcactagtagaaaaagggtcaaacgtgaagcacattagtgccggtttgattttggcccggtactaatggtaccattagtgccggttcgaacggatttgcattaatgccggttcgtgttgaacctttagtaccagttcgtggcacgaaccggtactaaaggggtggtggcaggctggcgtcaggccggggccccacgatcacctttagtaccggttcatggcacgaaccagtactaaaggcctaacctttagtaccggttcgtgccatgaaccggtactaaaggggtctgacctatagtaccggtttgtgacacaaaccggcactatagggcaattttcaaactctacccccccccttgtcgccatttcagttctgaaaaaatcaaaagaaaatgataaaaacttcaaaaaataaaatccttagagaggtagttatattactacatctactagttaggaaaatttgaaaactacaatttggacatgttttgcaaaaagtgtagggaaaatgtaaaacggctataatttTTACATACGATGTccgaaaaaacgtataatatatcaaaaaattcagcacgaaaatccgcatccgatggagacggcctatggcctgtttggaattttttagaatcctcaaattccaaaaggaaaaaaagatatggtcaaatttcagtttttttaaaaaaatttggttaaatctggtcaaactacttattcaagaagtattagtgttaatacataattattcaagaatattagtgttactaaataattatttcaattttttgaatttttggtaaatctggtcaaactgtggtcaaacttattcaagaaatattagcgttactaaataattactgttttttagaataatagtttcaaactcaaacggtgaaatgtgtgcttcatgctcaagctaaactcctgagggttaataggattgacatcctactattgtcagaaaaacaacaagtgcagactcggaaacgaaggagaatagaacccgaaagttaagcgtgctcgggctagagtagtgagagcactagtgcagaaccgggcaatagcactggttcgtaaggccctttagtgccggttccataaccggcactaaagtgtggtcactaaagccccccccttttgtaccggttcagcacgaaccggtgctaaagggcgaccacgtggcacgagccagctccgggggcctggagcccattagtaccggttggtaagaccaaccgatactataaggtttgggggtttttagttttatgatttctttttcatttaattttgtgtttccattttaattctttttcatttgctggtattttacgatactacacattgtacacgttatgcatatatatatatatatatatatatatatatatatatatatatataatttctagtagaaccaatcatgcatatatatatatatatcatcaatgtctcacaaaccaccatattaattaattcacacatgcacacatgtatagctatatacaatttctcctacatatgcatgttgccttcggagccagtggcattagcctaattggtgccttcggagcacgatgacaattgaaagtggttttcatgggggcggtagcgggtaatggtattctcccttcggatttatgacctggtcgagcaaaaatcccgctatttcctattgaagtgcttctacgcgctccgtttctaggagcttctcccgcacctctttgaactgttaagaaggagatcaatatgcatgtgtattagtttgtgtgactagatatcgataatggtgtaaaaattgtgaatagtgttctgacaagcgtacccattcctgtctttgagatctactcctttcagacgccatcatgcgaatgttctcgcaaacgcagaatgcacacagatcagtcccctgcgcctgctttagggcctttacgagaatggaatttgatcagataataattaatcaagcatgataattaaagagatggcagctagctagctagctagtactacttaattacttaccttggatcgaaaccatttaagctttggtttccattcgccttccgtgaccttgatgaaccttgcccaagccctgccccgccgacaaagaaaatgaataaaggggttattaaatagttcatatcatgaaatgacgaactaaataggccgagatatatagttaataatgattgaattaaattacctgttgactatcccaaacaagatgttatagtcagtttttgctttgagtagtgagtccagtatttcaactgttccgtcgtcaactttaatgatacacaagacccagtgaaatctgcatgcacacacgtttgcatgtcttaattaagcgggcatatgtaagcaaaaacatgtagctagctagtaggcaaaaacagagaatttgtagtacaagacagtgtgactcactggaagttgtaaggaagtagtatatcttcattgtatttgaggcgcttcaagaactctagcatgttgtcctctacgtccttttgCTGACGTGGATTCattagccatgtgtattcattaacggtgtttgggtcaatgaacccaatgccaaagcgtccaccttttctcatttcatacatcttcatcctgcataataccacagaaaagaatatagtgaggataattacaggtaatgattgatcaaaaggatcactacagctagcttgagacttaaattacagaaagaaatcacttacagacaatagcaactgacgatagatttgtcgagtgcgtcttgattgtataactgaaacagttcagaatactcaacggacagagctttctcatggaagtaatgctcctccttgacattcaccatgagggaaaaTCGATCTGAAAtgttggtaatgttcatgtaccattgatgcaattcatacattctcgttgggaggttcttgaccttgtctggcgcgaccaaaggttggccccggacatatttccgttttatttcatcctctctaagcacaggcatgggctcgatctcgaggagttgtccaacagtgatgttgagaacttcagcctgcattatatgctcctccgttattaccacattgccacctcgggaacatgcactgtttgcccacaataatattgggcgcgcgtactgtcacgtgttgttggcacaacaagcgaggggatcgattgcgccgcctgttctcccagctggggaatggttttcccgcattttttgtcagctgcttcttgtttgctcgatcccgatgtagacgtgctcgcctccttttgtagacgtgctcgatttaacttcctgatgtggcgctcatagtctgtgtcaacaggcttgggagctggtggttgagccatacgaatgaagtggtcaatcgtttcctcaggcactttctcccttggcggcggtggcggtttcggtgcaaaatgggcttccacctcggccttcgatatggctgcgatttcctcctcggacctgtcataagccctctgcggaagaggcgtgaggcttggaccatatttatatcgcttgcctccgcctgtacttcctgtactacctcgactcgtaccgctacgcaccatagctgcggggtgtctcttctgcgattgctgaggcggcggagacggctgacggggctgagttggacgaggaggagtggcctgaggttgtgccggacttggaggaggagtggacgtctgacgctgtggcggacttggaggaggaggagtggcctgacactttgccggacttggaggaggagtggcctgacactttgccggacttggtggacttgcaggagcgggagactgctgactcggtggcggacttcgacgaggagtcggctgacgcggtgtcggtggccttcgaaagatgatgcaatcctttttccataggatgatacgatgtttggcctctccgagaaagcgctcgccgtcacctccaggaatgtcaagctgtagctccgaatatggtgggtccaccacctcatcaaccaagacacgagcatagcccgctggaatcgggttgcaatggaaggttgcctcggggggatttgtaaaagcaacggcgtccgccaccttcatggatatgttcttcattttgacgtgtagctcacagttagtgttctccgtgatgtcatccacggggtatctacccagcattgcgtcgtcctgGGCGgccgaacccacgctgcttctcggcatggatgggccggtgctatccaatgctggatcatccgctagctgctgcagctgctgagaccccctttgctgggtaagtgagtcgatctgctcctgctgccgctggaatttgactgccaattccgcttgacttgcttctaggccttgaaggcgttcatagtcccgcttcctctgctcctcctccatcttcctcttcttctcctccgcaatcttctttctcgcacgggttctgtagtcgttgttccagtctgaaaacccctcataccacggaatagcgcccatgcctcgtgttcttcccgggtgttcaggatttcccagggcacgcgtaagctcgtcgttctctctgttgggctggaacacccccgatcgtgcctcttctattgcaacaagtatcgcatcgtcggctcccttcagacttgccttcgtcgaaacattgcctgtcttcgggtccaactcccccccatgcgcatagaaccaagtcctgcacctggggggccagctcttagtaaccggagtgacacctgcatcctccatctctttctcagacttatcccacttaggcattgccaccgcatagccacctggccccagcttatggaacttatccttttttcggcattcttcttgtttattctcgaccgttccttagctaattccgaatccttgaatttcacgaaatcgtcccaatgagcacgttggttctctagtgttccctcgaatactggagtcttccttcctcccttgacgtacttgtcccattcacgattcttgtggttcttgaatgcaaccgccatcttcctaagagcagcgtccttgactttctgcacatctgcttctgtgaaatgatctggtagggtgaaatgttccatgagagtatcccaaagcagatctttttgattcttgtcgacaaaagtaacatctggacgtggagcagcgtcctctttgtctttttgtcttttgtcttttgctggctctctccattcttgaagggagatcgggagttggtccttcacaagaactccgcactgacgaacgaacttgtccgcaatcttcttaggcgctaatggttcgccattaggtttgactgcctcgatattgtactttacgccctccttcaactttttgttcgggcctcgtttcgtccttttgcctgaagatttgctcgatccggatggctgaaagaacaaagatcgattcgttaatatatctgcaagtcatttaaaacatgtgatgatcaccagatacctgcttatataaatatatatacctcgccggtctttgttgtttcaggatcaacatgttcttcgtcatcgtcataaccgtagttcatgacttcatcaattcggtcgtcgcgatcgaatatcatatcaccctctccggtgttgtttagaaattcggagccgtcataatcttctttattctgatcatcatctggcccgcgtatcatatcgaacatggtctgttctccctctctgtcggtattgtctgccatagcttttatttaactaatccaaaagaaatataaaacaatttagtattcaaattacatcgtctcgaataatagatataatctcgaatacatcgtctagaataatagatataatcttgaatacatcgtctcaaataatatataatattgaatagtacatcactggctaggtagctaattaaagatcgaatactacagaagaatctaggacactcgcggttcctgcggcgcgggcggtggacacccaaagagaaggaaccctcacaggatcatagctgaagtgagatccccgaagatactgccaggtattggagaacctgccgccctctaacgcaaccatgtagcgatggacgtgctcgtcctcctccctgacacggcgacgtaccacctccggcggggccgggtccctccgcaccgaaactggcccacgcgaacgccaccaaacgagatcagggtcgacgacgggacccggggccgggttcctcatcaagcggcgcgcccctccaggcagcacctcccagtgccagcccggcggagcccagtcccggacatgggtcggctggacgtcgtcgtggacgggtcgacggcgaggatgcgggccgggcatcgtcgagaacaaatactagctatatgcccgcaaaaagtaacattttttaatgattggattttgataactaaaatttctaacattt
Above is a window of Triticum aestivum cultivar Chinese Spring chromosome 6B, IWGSC CS RefSeq v2.1, whole genome shotgun sequence DNA encoding:
- the LOC123138694 gene encoding uncharacterized protein gives rise to the protein MTQFGLFQETPPKYKDTLLHLHSLDKMKQKSIKKWDREHDMYIQEFKHKLNKIELSLRQPTSKPPRRPFDTEAFNNYLVWFRSIARTQLNAPTFQPGDILHEPNPGFDRMANMEYNRLIRDGRRYESAPTNRFVQNELSKHVNDADEALKYPPGEESYNKLKAFVERSKSWARGLGALLGCCSTDVAVPTTSRSRSSSSGTQQQGEESVDDMEEEGDEQTHDEINTCRCPMRLSLVKGVESILRANK